A region of Desulfolithobacter dissulfuricans DNA encodes the following proteins:
- a CDS encoding AI-2E family transporter has product MKQSELEKSAAVRRERTATGAGSGRPGPVQTRYFFFIFLAALCLLGLVLSPFWQLLVLAFLLSGIFRPIYLWLTRWVSPWMASLLTCGLIVLIVFVPLTFCIGALSSEALSLYHLGKDSNVLLKLQQFIQNNTLLAQAQVVLADMGINVEPTDVIGLVSDLSKTVGLFIYGKASNWAANIMNFVLQFCILILVIFFLLIELERLINFIKHLSPLPDTQDDLLMKKFLEISGVILVGNGLSGVFQGIMGGAFFVLLGFKSPVLWGGVMAILAFLPIFGIGLVLLPTAAILLINGYFEKAMFTLVFYVVLSFSVEYLIKPKFVGSHVKMHTLLVFLAIIGGMNMFGVLGIIYGPLIVTGFLTLSDIYLKEYRPALEHPDS; this is encoded by the coding sequence ATGAAACAATCCGAGTTGGAAAAATCTGCCGCCGTCCGTCGGGAGAGAACAGCAACGGGCGCGGGCAGCGGCCGGCCCGGACCGGTGCAGACCCGGTACTTCTTCTTTATATTCCTGGCAGCGCTCTGCCTGCTGGGGCTGGTTCTGTCGCCATTCTGGCAACTGCTGGTCCTTGCCTTCCTGCTCTCCGGGATCTTCCGGCCGATCTACCTCTGGCTGACCCGCTGGGTTTCGCCCTGGATGGCTTCGCTTCTGACCTGCGGCCTGATCGTGCTCATCGTCTTTGTGCCGCTGACCTTCTGTATCGGCGCCCTCTCATCTGAGGCTCTCAGCCTCTACCATCTGGGCAAGGATTCCAATGTTCTCCTTAAACTGCAGCAATTCATTCAGAATAATACATTGCTCGCACAGGCACAAGTGGTACTCGCCGACATGGGGATAAATGTTGAACCCACGGATGTCATTGGCCTGGTATCGGATTTGAGTAAAACCGTGGGGCTGTTCATCTATGGCAAGGCCTCCAACTGGGCTGCCAATATTATGAACTTCGTCCTCCAGTTCTGTATCCTGATCCTGGTGATTTTTTTTCTGCTCATCGAACTTGAGCGGCTGATCAATTTCATAAAGCACCTCTCGCCGCTGCCCGATACTCAGGACGATCTGCTGATGAAAAAATTTCTCGAGATCTCCGGCGTCATCCTGGTGGGCAACGGGTTGAGTGGTGTCTTCCAGGGAATCATGGGCGGTGCGTTTTTTGTCCTCCTGGGGTTCAAATCGCCTGTGCTCTGGGGCGGGGTTATGGCCATTCTCGCCTTTCTTCCCATTTTCGGAATCGGCCTGGTCTTGCTGCCCACTGCGGCCATTCTGCTCATCAACGGCTATTTTGAAAAGGCCATGTTTACCCTGGTCTTTTACGTCGTCCTCTCCTTTTCTGTCGAATACCTGATCAAGCCGAAGTTTGTCGGCAGCCATGTGAAGATGCATACCCTGCTGGTCTTCCTGGCTATTATCGGCGGGATGAACATGTTCGGGGTGCTCGGTATCATCTACGGGCCCCTGATCGTGACCGGCTTTCTCACCCTGTCCGATATCTACCTCAAGGAGTACCGGCCGGCACTGGAACATCCGGACAGCTGA